A part of Streptomyces sp. NBC_01497 genomic DNA contains:
- a CDS encoding LLM class flavin-dependent oxidoreductase — MGVDLQHDPVESAGYSSLWTYEQLLYAETPVEPYAPPNVPWPESGRRNADSLAVLTAAAVVTEEVRLGTAVLIAALHTPVQPAKALATVDQISGGRVVAGMGTGWSTDVLRATGTTRADRGRFLDETLDVFDAVWGPDPVNFRSPRVVFDNAAVLPKPAS, encoded by the coding sequence TTGGGAGTCGACCTTCAGCACGATCCGGTCGAGTCGGCCGGATACTCCAGTTTGTGGACGTACGAGCAGTTGCTCTACGCGGAGACCCCCGTCGAACCGTACGCTCCGCCGAATGTGCCGTGGCCGGAAAGCGGGCGGCGGAACGCCGACTCTCTGGCAGTCCTCACGGCAGCGGCGGTGGTGACCGAAGAGGTGCGCCTCGGTACCGCCGTTCTGATCGCCGCGCTCCACACACCGGTACAGCCGGCGAAGGCGCTGGCCACGGTGGATCAGATCAGCGGGGGCCGCGTGGTCGCGGGAATGGGCACTGGCTGGTCCACCGACGTACTCCGAGCCACCGGTACCACCCGAGCGGATCGCGGCCGCTTCCTCGACGAGACGCTGGATGTCTTCGACGCCGTGTGGGGACCCGACCCGGTGAACTTCCGGAGCCCTCGCGTGGTCTTCGACAACGCCGCGGTTCTGCCCAAGCCCGCATCGTAA
- a CDS encoding ISAs1 family transposase, which produces MSSSLIPAPVRTPVPDHELLIQLLGRIPDPRCRRGVRHPVGALIAVAVCAVVAGARGFTAIGEWARDAGGVALARLGLERGGADESTLRRLFARLDGCHLDAVLGAWAATRTALVAGRRVIAIDGKTVRGARGGSSQAPHLVAALAHGSGAVLGQIAVREKNNEIPAARDLLAALDLAGVVITMDAMHTQHDTATLVTEAGGDYVLTVKANQKSLFAQLKALPWTSVPAVTRTDRGHGRRATRTIKVIDVPAWIEFSGAVQVAQLRRTVARKGRRTVHELLMMHLWDTGPKRQADLAAAFDTDSASMNRTVQRLERAGFVRRRPDPSDGRATLVEATPAGVGLRSQVEDLWAELEAATVGEIPSEQRQDLLTALERLEANLAGAPSSAQDPAPRD; this is translated from the coding sequence ATGTCATCGTCTCTCATCCCCGCGCCTGTTCGCACGCCCGTCCCGGATCACGAACTCCTCATCCAGTTGCTCGGCCGGATACCCGACCCACGCTGTCGGCGCGGGGTCCGTCATCCGGTGGGCGCTCTGATCGCGGTGGCGGTGTGCGCGGTGGTAGCCGGAGCACGCGGGTTCACCGCGATCGGGGAGTGGGCCCGGGACGCCGGGGGTGTGGCGCTTGCCCGGCTGGGGCTGGAGCGGGGCGGGGCGGACGAATCCACGCTGCGGCGCCTGTTCGCCCGCCTGGACGGGTGCCATCTCGATGCGGTGCTGGGTGCCTGGGCGGCGACCAGGACCGCGCTCGTCGCGGGCCGCAGGGTCATCGCCATCGACGGCAAGACCGTCCGGGGCGCACGCGGCGGCAGTTCTCAGGCCCCGCACTTGGTCGCCGCCCTCGCGCATGGCTCGGGTGCGGTGCTCGGCCAGATCGCGGTGCGGGAGAAGAATAACGAGATTCCCGCCGCCCGGGACCTGCTGGCCGCGCTCGACCTGGCCGGTGTGGTGATCACGATGGACGCGATGCACACCCAGCACGACACCGCGACGCTCGTGACCGAGGCCGGAGGCGACTACGTCCTGACCGTGAAGGCCAATCAGAAGTCGTTGTTCGCCCAGCTCAAGGCCCTTCCCTGGACGTCGGTACCTGCTGTCACCAGGACGGACCGAGGACACGGACGCCGGGCCACCCGGACGATCAAGGTCATCGACGTACCGGCGTGGATCGAGTTCAGCGGAGCCGTGCAGGTCGCCCAACTGCGGCGCACCGTCGCCAGGAAGGGTCGCCGGACCGTCCACGAGCTGCTGATGATGCATCTGTGGGATACCGGTCCCAAGCGGCAGGCAGACCTTGCTGCCGCGTTCGACACCGACTCGGCGTCGATGAACCGTACTGTCCAACGGCTGGAACGCGCCGGCTTCGTCCGCCGTCGCCCAGACCCCAGCGACGGGCGCGCCACACTCGTCGAGGCCACCCCTGCCGGCGTCGGCCTGCGCTCGCAGGTCGAAGACCTCTGGGCCGAGCTGGAAGCGGCGACCGTGGGAGAAATTCCGTCGGAGCAGCGCCAAGATCTGCTCACAGCCCTGGAGCGCTTGGAGGCCAACCTGGCTGGCGCGCCGTCCAGTGCACAGGATCCTGCTCCGCGGGACTAG